In Rhinopithecus roxellana isolate Shanxi Qingling chromosome 4, ASM756505v1, whole genome shotgun sequence, a single genomic region encodes these proteins:
- the ARMC12 gene encoding armadillo repeat-containing protein 12 isoform X3 has translation MGKSIPQYLGQLDIRKSVVSLATGAGAIYLLYKAIKAGIKCKPPLCTNSPICIARLAVERERHGRDSGELRRLLNSLECKQDEYAKSMILHSITRCVYLLEAEASACTTDDIVLLGYMLDDKDNSVKTQALNTLKAFSGIRKFRLKIQEHSIKVLELISTIWDTELHIAGLRLLNNLPLPDYVHPQLRRVMPALMEILQSDYILAQVQAVRLLSYLAQKNDLLYDILNCKPTQPGSLLYEVLVFAERLSEGRNAPHYRAVKWHYNEQSLHESLFGEESRLADRLLALVIHPEEDVQIQACKVIVSLQYPQDLRSRPSSCQPSRSYFKNTE, from the exons ATGGGCAAGAGCATCCCCCAATACCTGGGGCAACTGGACATCCGCAAAAGTGTAGTGAGCCTGGCCACAGGCGCTGGGGCGATCTACCTGCTCTACAAGGCCATCAAGGCCGGCATAAAATGCAAACCGCCCCTCTGTACCAACTCACCCATCTGCATCGCCC GCCTGGCAGTCGAACGAGAGCGGCACGGTCGGGACTCAGGTGAGCTCCGGAGGCTCCTCAACTCTTTGGAGTGCAAACAGGATGAGTACGCCAAGAGCATGATCCTGCACAGTATCACTCGCTGTGTGTACttgctggaggctgag GCCTCTGCTTGTACTACGGATGATATCGTGTTGCTGGGCTACATGCTAGATGACAAGGACAACAGTGTCAAAACCCAAGCTCTGAATACACTTAAAGCTTTCTCTGGCATCAGAAAATTCAGGCTCAAAATCCAG GAACACTCCATCAAAGTACTCGAACTGATCTCCACCATCTGGGACACAGAACTGCACATTGCGGGCCTCAGACTCCTCAACAACCTTCCGCTGCCCGACTATGTGCATCCACAGCTGCGACGGGTGATGCCTGCCTTGATGGAGATCCTGCAGTCAGACTACATCCTGGCACAG GTGCAAGCCGTACGACTGCTGAGCTACCTGGCACAGAAGAATGACCTTCTCTACGACATTCTCAACTGCAAG CCCACACAGCCAGGGAGTCTCCTGTATGAGGTACTGGTGTTTGCTGAGCGGCTGAGTGAGGGCCGGAACGCACCCCACTACCGCGCAGTGAAATGGCATTACAACGAACAGTCCCTGCATGAATCCCTCTTTGGGGAAGAGTCGCGACTGGCAGACCGACTGCTTGCCCTGGTCATTCACCCTGAGGAGGATGTTCAGATCCAGGCATGCAAGGTCATTGTCAGCCTGCAGTATCCCCAGGACTTGAGATCCCGGCCCTCCTCCTGCCAGCCCAGTCGTTCATACTTTAAAAACACGGAATAA
- the ARMC12 gene encoding armadillo repeat-containing protein 12 isoform X1 — MGKSIPQYLGQLDIRKSVVSLATGAGAIYLLYKAIKAGIKCKPPLCTNSPICIAREFPGPGERALPQEAPAPEASAVGGPKGLAVERERHGRDSGELRRLLNSLECKQDEYAKSMILHSITRCVYLLEAEASACTTDDIVLLGYMLDDKDNSVKTQALNTLKAFSGIRKFRLKIQEHSIKVLELISTIWDTELHIAGLRLLNNLPLPDYVHPQLRRVMPALMEILQSDYILAQVQAVRLLSYLAQKNDLLYDILNCKVHSNFLNLFQPTQPGSLLYEVLVFAERLSEGRNAPHYRAVKWHYNEQSLHESLFGEESRLADRLLALVIHPEEDVQIQACKVIVSLQYPQDLRSRPSSCQPSRSYFKNTE; from the exons ATGGGCAAGAGCATCCCCCAATACCTGGGGCAACTGGACATCCGCAAAAGTGTAGTGAGCCTGGCCACAGGCGCTGGGGCGATCTACCTGCTCTACAAGGCCATCAAGGCCGGCATAAAATGCAAACCGCCCCTCTGTACCAACTCACCCATCTGCATCGCCCGTGAGTTCCCGGGCCCTGGGGAGAGGGCTCTGCCCCAGGAGGCACCTGCTCCCGAGGCCTCTGCTGTGGGAGGGCCCAAAG GCCTGGCAGTCGAACGAGAGCGGCACGGTCGGGACTCAGGTGAGCTCCGGAGGCTCCTCAACTCTTTGGAGTGCAAACAGGATGAGTACGCCAAGAGCATGATCCTGCACAGTATCACTCGCTGTGTGTACttgctggaggctgag GCCTCTGCTTGTACTACGGATGATATCGTGTTGCTGGGCTACATGCTAGATGACAAGGACAACAGTGTCAAAACCCAAGCTCTGAATACACTTAAAGCTTTCTCTGGCATCAGAAAATTCAGGCTCAAAATCCAG GAACACTCCATCAAAGTACTCGAACTGATCTCCACCATCTGGGACACAGAACTGCACATTGCGGGCCTCAGACTCCTCAACAACCTTCCGCTGCCCGACTATGTGCATCCACAGCTGCGACGGGTGATGCCTGCCTTGATGGAGATCCTGCAGTCAGACTACATCCTGGCACAG GTGCAAGCCGTACGACTGCTGAGCTACCTGGCACAGAAGAATGACCTTCTCTACGACATTCTCAACTGCAAG GTTCACTCCAACTTCCTAAACCTGTTCCAGCCCACACAGCCAGGGAGTCTCCTGTATGAGGTACTGGTGTTTGCTGAGCGGCTGAGTGAGGGCCGGAACGCACCCCACTACCGCGCAGTGAAATGGCATTACAACGAACAGTCCCTGCATGAATCCCTCTTTGGGGAAGAGTCGCGACTGGCAGACCGACTGCTTGCCCTGGTCATTCACCCTGAGGAGGATGTTCAGATCCAGGCATGCAAGGTCATTGTCAGCCTGCAGTATCCCCAGGACTTGAGATCCCGGCCCTCCTCCTGCCAGCCCAGTCGTTCATACTTTAAAAACACGGAATAA
- the ARMC12 gene encoding armadillo repeat-containing protein 12 isoform X2 yields MGKSIPQYLGQLDIRKSVVSLATGAGAIYLLYKAIKAGIKCKPPLCTNSPICIARLAVERERHGRDSGELRRLLNSLECKQDEYAKSMILHSITRCVYLLEAEASACTTDDIVLLGYMLDDKDNSVKTQALNTLKAFSGIRKFRLKIQEHSIKVLELISTIWDTELHIAGLRLLNNLPLPDYVHPQLRRVMPALMEILQSDYILAQVQAVRLLSYLAQKNDLLYDILNCKVHSNFLNLFQPTQPGSLLYEVLVFAERLSEGRNAPHYRAVKWHYNEQSLHESLFGEESRLADRLLALVIHPEEDVQIQACKVIVSLQYPQDLRSRPSSCQPSRSYFKNTE; encoded by the exons ATGGGCAAGAGCATCCCCCAATACCTGGGGCAACTGGACATCCGCAAAAGTGTAGTGAGCCTGGCCACAGGCGCTGGGGCGATCTACCTGCTCTACAAGGCCATCAAGGCCGGCATAAAATGCAAACCGCCCCTCTGTACCAACTCACCCATCTGCATCGCCC GCCTGGCAGTCGAACGAGAGCGGCACGGTCGGGACTCAGGTGAGCTCCGGAGGCTCCTCAACTCTTTGGAGTGCAAACAGGATGAGTACGCCAAGAGCATGATCCTGCACAGTATCACTCGCTGTGTGTACttgctggaggctgag GCCTCTGCTTGTACTACGGATGATATCGTGTTGCTGGGCTACATGCTAGATGACAAGGACAACAGTGTCAAAACCCAAGCTCTGAATACACTTAAAGCTTTCTCTGGCATCAGAAAATTCAGGCTCAAAATCCAG GAACACTCCATCAAAGTACTCGAACTGATCTCCACCATCTGGGACACAGAACTGCACATTGCGGGCCTCAGACTCCTCAACAACCTTCCGCTGCCCGACTATGTGCATCCACAGCTGCGACGGGTGATGCCTGCCTTGATGGAGATCCTGCAGTCAGACTACATCCTGGCACAG GTGCAAGCCGTACGACTGCTGAGCTACCTGGCACAGAAGAATGACCTTCTCTACGACATTCTCAACTGCAAG GTTCACTCCAACTTCCTAAACCTGTTCCAGCCCACACAGCCAGGGAGTCTCCTGTATGAGGTACTGGTGTTTGCTGAGCGGCTGAGTGAGGGCCGGAACGCACCCCACTACCGCGCAGTGAAATGGCATTACAACGAACAGTCCCTGCATGAATCCCTCTTTGGGGAAGAGTCGCGACTGGCAGACCGACTGCTTGCCCTGGTCATTCACCCTGAGGAGGATGTTCAGATCCAGGCATGCAAGGTCATTGTCAGCCTGCAGTATCCCCAGGACTTGAGATCCCGGCCCTCCTCCTGCCAGCCCAGTCGTTCATACTTTAAAAACACGGAATAA